Proteins co-encoded in one Plasmodium berghei ANKA genome assembly, chromosome: 11 genomic window:
- a CDS encoding ras-related protein Rab-1A, putative, translating into MNENRSRDYDYLYKIILIGDSGVGKSCILLRFSDDHFTESYITTIGVDFRFRTLKVDDKVVKLQIWDTAGQERFRTITSAYYRGADGIIIIYDTTDRNSFLHINDWMAEINKYTNDDTCKLLVGNKFDCKDEIEVPTAEGESKAKELNIPFIETSAKDALNVELAFTMITQELIKKKKKKNINSVNNQTKVNLFSDDRDQSSLCSC; encoded by the coding sequence atgaatgaaAACAGATCAAGGGATTAtgattatttatacaaaatcATATTAATTGGTGATAGTGGAGTAGGAAAATCATGTATATTGTTAAGATTTTCTGATGATCATTTTACAGAGAGTTATATAACCACTATAGGGGTTGATTTTCGTTTTAGGACTTTAAAAGTTGATGATAAAGTTGTAAAATTGCAAATATGGGATACAGCTGGGCAAGAAAGATTTCGAACTATAACTTCAGCATATTATAGAGGAGCTGatggaataataataatttatgacACAACAGATAGAAACTCATTTTTGCATATTAATGATTGGATGgctgaaataaataaatatacaaatgaTGATACTTGTAAATTACTAGTAGGTAATAAGTTTGATTGTAAAGACGAAATAGAAGTTCCAACAGCTGAAGGCGAAAGTAAAGCaaaagaattaaatataCCATTTATTGAAACATCCGCTAAAGATGCATTGAATGTTGAACTTGCTTTTACTATGATAACTCAAGaacttattaaaaaaaaaaaaaaaaaaaatattaactcAGTCAATAATCAAACTAAGGTTAATCTGTTTTCAGACGACAGAGATCAAAGTTCATTGTGTTcgtgttaa
- a CDS encoding tubulin--tyrosine ligase, putative, translated as MSIYFRELFPSNKVIKFRTDFRNTIYDVFLHREWELTTHETEWNLCWSEKDWINEVYDTLSLKNDQYVNHFRNYYELTRKDLLAKNIKRLKKLYGKTQNSEELKKLDITPLTFVLPLEYKIFLEEYKKKSNRIWIMKPIGKSQGKGIFLFDKISQIKDWSNSSKNRILEDKNRENEKDKERIKDRDKDKGKEIERDKLELYVAQEYIPNPLLIGGKKFDIRLYVLILSYYPLTIYIHRSGFARFSHRYFKNEKNNINDITMHLTNVAIQKNAEGYDNTIGGKWFIRELFIYMINRYGYDKIMDLIQNIENCIIQSFLAVHKIIINDKHCFELYGFDILIDNNLKPWLIEVNSSPSFSSNTKEDYDLKFNILDELMTLINIEKYNIPQMDRIGDFDCIYRNGEPINNLSPYNFHSYLGANLSGNEHLKQMAKSIKQNLNEKNISTNK; from the exons atgtctatatattttagaGAGCTGTTTCCTTCAAATAA GgttataaaatttagaaCGGATTTTCGTAACACAATTTATGATGTGTTTTTGCACAGGGAATGGGAACTCACCACAca TGAAACGGAATGGAATTTATGTTGGTCTGAAAAGGATTGGATAAATGAAGTATATGACACTCTTTCCCTTAAAAATGATCAATATGTCAACCATTTTagaaattattatgaa CTGACTCGTAAAGATCTACTAGCcaagaatataaaaagacTAAAAAAGTTATATGGAAAAACGCAAAATAGTGAAGAATTGAAAAAACTTGATATAACACCACTTACATTTGTTTTACCGCTcgaatataaaatatttttagaagaatataaaaaaaaaagcaataGAATATGGATCATGAAACCAATTGGAAAATCTCAAGGAAAAggaatttttctttttgataaaatttcACAAATAAAGGATTGGAGTAATAGTTCTAAAAATAGGATCCTTGAAGATAAGAATcgagaaaatgaaaaagataaGGAGAGGATAAAAGATCGAGATAAGGACAAAGGAAAAGAAATCGAACGTGATAAGCTTGAACTATATGTTGCACAAGAATATATTCCTAATCCTCTATTAATTGGAGGGaaaaaatttgatataCGTTTATATGTGTTAATTTTGTCATATTACCCACtaactatttatatacatagaAGCGGGTTTGCTCGATTTTCTCAtagatattttaaaaatgaaaaaaataatataaatgatataacaATGCATTTAACAAATGTAgcaatacaaaaaaatgcagAAGGATATGATAATACTATAGGGGGGAAATGGTTCATAAGggaattatttatatatatgattaatAGATATGGATATGATAAGATAATGGatttaatacaaaatatagaaaattgTATAATACAATCATTTTTAGCTgttcataaaattataataaatgataaacaTTGCTTTGAATTATATGGATTTGATATACttattgataataatttaaaaccATGGTTAATTGAAGTAAATTCTTCCCCATCTTTTTCTTCGAATACTAAAGAGGATtatgatttaaaatttaatatattagatGAATTAATGACTTTGATAAACATtgaaaaatacaatatacCACAAATGGATCGGATTGGAGATTTTGATTGTATTTATAGAAATGGTGAACCTATCAATAATCTGAGTccttataattttcattccTATCTTg gAGCAAATTTATCAGGAAATGAAcatttaaaacaaatggcaaaaagtataaaacaaaacttaaatgaaaagaatatttcgacaaataaataa